The Hyphomicrobiales bacterium genome has a window encoding:
- the galB gene encoding 4-oxalmesaconate hydratase: protein MADTQKTGLVITAHPGDFVWRAGGAIALHAQRGMRVKILCLSYGERGESQFAWKKAGVRMEDVKAQRREEAEAAAALLGAEIEFMDAGDYPLRTTPDMLDRAIDIFHELNPSFVLTHALEDPYNVDHPEATRFAQEARIIAQAAGHKPDPERAYAAPPVFLFEPHQPEQCNFKPNVILNIDAVWEQKRKAFEILAAQKHLWEYYTRVALNRGMQGGRNSGKAMTYGEAYQRLFPEALETLA, encoded by the coding sequence ACGGCGCATCCCGGCGATTTCGTCTGGCGGGCGGGGGGCGCCATCGCGCTGCACGCGCAGCGCGGGATGCGGGTGAAGATCCTCTGCCTGTCCTATGGCGAGCGCGGCGAAAGCCAGTTTGCCTGGAAGAAGGCGGGCGTCCGGATGGAGGACGTCAAGGCGCAGCGCCGCGAGGAGGCAGAGGCCGCAGCCGCGCTGCTCGGCGCCGAGATCGAGTTCATGGATGCCGGGGATTATCCGCTGCGGACGACGCCCGATATGCTGGACCGCGCTATCGACATCTTTCACGAACTCAACCCCAGCTTCGTGCTGACGCATGCGCTGGAAGACCCCTACAATGTCGACCATCCCGAGGCGACGCGCTTCGCGCAGGAGGCACGCATCATCGCGCAGGCGGCCGGGCACAAGCCCGATCCCGAGCGCGCCTATGCCGCGCCGCCGGTCTTCCTGTTCGAGCCGCACCAGCCCGAGCAGTGCAACTTCAAGCCGAACGTCATCCTCAACATCGACGCGGTCTGGGAGCAGAAGCGCAAGGCCTTCGAGATCCTCGCGGCGCAGAAGCATCTCTGGGAGTATTATACCCGCGTCGCGCTCAATCGCGGCATGCAGGGCGGCCGCAACTCGGGCAAGGCCATGACCTATGGCGAGGCCTATCAGCGGCTCTTCCCGGAAGCGCTGGAGACGCTGGCATGA
- the proA gene encoding 4-hydroxy-4-methyl-2-oxoglutarate aldolase/4-carboxy-4-hydroxy-2-oxoadipate aldolase: MTPVVIRTKKRAPAAAMADLGELGVSTTHEAMGRSGLMKPYMRPIYAGAQIAGGAVTVLAQPGDNWMIHVAIEQVQPGDVLVVACTTDNTDGMFGDLLATSLKARGGVGLVIDAGVRDVRVLAGMGFPVWSRAISAKGTVKATLGSVNVPVVCAGALVHPGDVIVADDDGVVVVPRLGAEAVAAAGRKREAAEEEKRRRLASGELGLDMYAMREGLAKAGLVYRDDD; the protein is encoded by the coding sequence ATGACCCCCGTCGTCATCCGCACGAAGAAGCGTGCGCCGGCCGCGGCCATGGCTGATCTGGGCGAGCTCGGCGTCTCGACCACCCATGAGGCCATGGGCCGGAGCGGGCTGATGAAGCCCTATATGCGCCCGATCTATGCCGGCGCGCAGATCGCGGGCGGGGCCGTCACCGTGCTCGCCCAGCCCGGCGACAACTGGATGATCCATGTCGCGATCGAGCAGGTGCAGCCGGGCGACGTGCTGGTCGTCGCCTGCACCACCGACAACACCGACGGCATGTTCGGCGACCTGCTCGCGACCTCGCTCAAGGCGCGCGGCGGGGTGGGCCTCGTCATCGATGCCGGCGTGCGCGACGTGCGGGTGCTGGCCGGGATGGGCTTTCCGGTGTGGTCGCGCGCGATCTCGGCCAAGGGCACGGTCAAGGCGACGCTGGGTTCGGTCAACGTGCCGGTGGTCTGCGCCGGTGCGCTCGTCCATCCCGGCGACGTGATCGTTGCCGATGACGACGGCGTGGTGGTCGTGCCGCGGCTGGGGGCGGAAGCGGTCGCCGCAGCCGGCCGCAAGCGCGAAGCCGCGGAGGAGGAGAAGCGCCGGCGCCTCGCCTCCGGCGAACTCGGGCTGGACATGTACGCGATGCGCGAAGGTCTCGCCAAGGCAGGCCTCGTCTATCGCGACGACGATTGA
- a CDS encoding Leu/Ile/Val-binding protein homolog 6, translated as MTHRRTILGGMLGLALAASTSGFALAQEAVKIGLILPMTGPFASTGKQIDAAVKLFLAKEGATHGGRKLEVILKDDAGNADATRRLAQELVVNDKVSVLAGFGLTPLAMATAQVATQAKVPEVVMAAATASITEASPYIVRTSFTLPQASEPMADWAAANGIKKVFTVVTDYGPGIDAETSFAAKFKAAGGTVESVRVPLRNPDFAPFLQRVSEAKPDALFVFVPSGIGAQFMKQFVERGLDKAGIKLIGPGDVVDDDILEGIGDVALGAITTHHYSAAHDSPANKDFVAAFQKANPGMRPNFMAVGGYDGMKLIAKALEATKGDASGDKLIAAMKGAAWESVRGPVKIDPDTRDIIQNIYVRKTQKVGSELHNVEFATIKDVKDPVKARK; from the coding sequence ATGACGCATCGCAGGACGATTCTCGGTGGCATGCTCGGGCTGGCGCTGGCCGCCTCGACGAGCGGATTCGCGCTGGCGCAGGAGGCGGTGAAGATCGGCCTGATCCTGCCGATGACGGGGCCCTTCGCCTCGACGGGCAAGCAGATCGACGCCGCGGTGAAGCTCTTCCTCGCCAAGGAGGGCGCCACCCATGGCGGGCGCAAGCTCGAAGTCATCCTCAAGGACGACGCCGGCAATGCCGATGCGACGCGGCGCCTCGCGCAGGAGCTCGTCGTCAACGACAAGGTCTCGGTTCTGGCGGGCTTCGGCCTGACGCCGCTCGCGATGGCGACCGCCCAGGTCGCGACGCAGGCCAAGGTGCCGGAGGTCGTGATGGCGGCGGCGACGGCTTCGATCACCGAGGCTTCGCCCTATATCGTGCGCACCTCCTTCACGCTGCCGCAAGCCTCCGAGCCGATGGCGGACTGGGCTGCGGCCAACGGCATCAAGAAGGTCTTTACCGTCGTCACCGACTACGGGCCGGGCATCGATGCCGAGACATCCTTCGCGGCCAAGTTCAAGGCGGCGGGCGGCACGGTGGAGAGCGTGCGCGTGCCGCTGCGCAATCCGGATTTCGCGCCCTTCCTGCAGCGCGTCTCCGAGGCCAAGCCTGATGCGCTCTTCGTTTTCGTGCCGTCGGGGATCGGCGCGCAGTTCATGAAGCAGTTCGTCGAGCGCGGGCTCGACAAGGCGGGCATCAAGCTGATCGGCCCCGGTGACGTGGTCGATGACGACATCCTCGAGGGCATCGGCGACGTCGCGCTCGGCGCCATTACCACGCATCATTATTCGGCGGCGCATGACAGCCCGGCGAACAAGGATTTCGTCGCGGCCTTCCAGAAGGCCAATCCCGGCATGCGGCCGAATTTCATGGCGGTCGGCGGCTATGACGGCATGAAGCTGATCGCCAAGGCGCTTGAAGCCACCAAGGGCGATGCCAGCGGCGACAAGCTGATCGCGGCGATGAAGGGCGCCGCCTGGGAGAGCGTGCGCGGGCCGGTGAAGATCGATCCTGACACCCGCGACATCATCCAGAACATCTATGTCCGCAAGACGCAGAAGGTCGGTTCCGAGCTCCACAATGTCGAGTTCGCGACGATCAAGGACGTCAAGGACCCGGTGAAGGCCCGCAAGTGA
- a CDS encoding Branched-chain amino acid ABC transporter permease: protein MLTILFDGIAYGMVLFVLGCGLSVTMGLMNFVNLAHGAFAMLGGYVAVQAMQRLGLPFLACLPLAFLSAALVGIVLERLIYRPMYAKSHLDQVMFSIGLVFMAVAGTDWLMGSTQQFIRLPAWLQGRFEIAGIGIGRYRLFVIVICGLLAFSLQWGFTRTRFGSRLRAAVDDARVARGLGIPVNRLFALTFALGSGLAGLGGALGIELMGLDPTFPLKFMIYFLIVVTVGGTSGITGPFFAAMLLGVADVVGKYLVPEVGAFIIYALMVALLITHPHGLFARARA from the coding sequence ATGTTGACCATCCTGTTCGACGGCATCGCCTATGGGATGGTGCTCTTCGTCCTCGGCTGCGGGCTCTCCGTGACGATGGGGTTGATGAATTTCGTCAACCTCGCCCACGGCGCTTTCGCGATGCTCGGCGGCTATGTCGCCGTGCAGGCGATGCAGCGGCTCGGCCTGCCCTTCCTGGCCTGCCTGCCGCTCGCCTTCCTGTCGGCGGCGCTGGTCGGGATCGTGCTGGAGCGGCTGATCTACCGGCCGATGTACGCCAAGAGCCATCTCGACCAGGTGATGTTCTCGATCGGTCTGGTCTTCATGGCGGTCGCCGGCACGGACTGGCTGATGGGCTCGACGCAGCAGTTCATCCGCCTGCCGGCCTGGCTGCAGGGGCGCTTCGAGATCGCCGGCATCGGCATCGGCCGCTACCGGCTCTTCGTCATCGTGATCTGCGGGCTGCTCGCCTTCTCGTTGCAATGGGGCTTCACGCGCACCCGCTTCGGCAGCCGCCTGCGCGCGGCGGTCGACGATGCGCGGGTGGCGCGCGGGCTCGGCATCCCGGTCAACCGGCTGTTCGCGCTGACCTTCGCGCTGGGCAGCGGCCTGGCCGGGCTGGGCGGCGCGCTCGGCATCGAGCTCATGGGCCTCGACCCGACCTTTCCGCTGAAATTCATGATCTACTTCCTGATCGTCGTCACCGTGGGCGGCACCTCCGGCATTACCGGCCCGTTCTTCGCCGCGATGCTGCTCGGCGTGGCCGACGTCGTCGGCAAGTACCTCGTGCCTGAGGTCGGTGCCTTCATCATCTATGCGCTGATGGTCGCGCTGCTGATCACCCACCCGCACGGGCTCTTCGCGAGGGCGCGGGCATGA
- a CDS encoding Branched-chain amino acid ABC transporter permease, protein MRAESFDAKVRQALYSGRRWHAAEIAFWCLAFAAFLLFPRNLLLLNEIAILALFALSLDLILGYAGIVSLGHAAFLGMGAYAAGLFAKHVGGDPLVGLAAGMAAAGVLGLVTSPLVLRGTDLTRLMITLGVALILYELANSFGGLTGGADGLQGIVMGPVLGLFDFDIFGRTAYLYSLSVLFVLFLIARRVVHSPFGLSLRAIRDNPLRASASGVPNGRRLAAAYTVAAAYAGAAGALLAQTTQFVSLDVLDFHRSADLMLVLIIGGAGYLYGGLVGAIAFKLLQDAIASFTPQYWMFWIGLFLVLFVLGGREIIHGGVKTIAGRLARSGKGAAR, encoded by the coding sequence ATGAGGGCCGAATCCTTCGACGCCAAGGTGCGGCAGGCCCTGTATTCCGGCCGGCGCTGGCATGCGGCCGAGATCGCCTTCTGGTGTCTGGCCTTCGCCGCGTTCCTGCTGTTCCCGCGCAATCTGCTGCTGCTCAACGAGATCGCGATCCTCGCGCTGTTCGCGCTCTCGCTCGATCTGATCCTCGGCTATGCCGGTATCGTCTCGCTGGGGCATGCCGCCTTCCTCGGCATGGGCGCCTATGCGGCCGGACTCTTCGCCAAGCATGTCGGGGGCGATCCGCTCGTCGGCCTCGCCGCCGGCATGGCGGCGGCCGGAGTGCTCGGCCTTGTCACCAGCCCGCTCGTGCTGCGCGGCACCGACCTCACGCGCCTGATGATCACGCTCGGCGTGGCGCTGATCCTCTACGAGCTGGCGAATTCCTTCGGGGGGCTCACCGGCGGTGCCGATGGTTTGCAGGGCATCGTGATGGGGCCGGTGCTCGGCCTGTTCGACTTCGATATCTTCGGGCGCACCGCCTATCTCTATTCGCTCTCCGTGCTGTTCGTGCTGTTCCTGATCGCGCGGCGGGTGGTGCATTCGCCTTTCGGCCTCTCGCTCCGCGCCATCCGCGACAATCCGCTGCGTGCCTCGGCCTCGGGCGTGCCGAACGGGCGCCGCCTCGCCGCGGCCTATACGGTCGCGGCCGCCTATGCCGGGGCGGCGGGCGCGCTGCTCGCCCAGACCACGCAGTTCGTCTCGCTCGACGTGCTCGACTTCCATCGCTCGGCCGATCTGATGCTCGTCCTGATCATCGGCGGTGCAGGCTATCTCTATGGCGGGCTCGTCGGCGCCATCGCCTTCAAGCTGCTGCAGGACGCGATCGCGAGTTTCACCCCGCAATACTGGATGTTCTGGATCGGGCTTTTCCTTGTGCTCTTCGTGCTCGGCGGGCGCGAGATCATTCATGGCGGGGTCAAGACCATCGCTGGCCGCCTCGCCCGCTCGGGCAAGGGAGCGGCGCGATGA
- a CDS encoding ABC transporter ATP-binding protein → MSAVLQTFDLVKSFGGITATDHVDFTLAKGARHALIGPNGAGKTTFVNQLTGVLKPSSGRIELMGEDITRLPRETRVKRGLARTFQINQLFATMTPLEMIALVTSERLGRGSHPFRALDRDAELVSQTAEILNRFRLDDIMDRTIATLPYGKQRQIEIAAAFAARPSVLLLDEPAAGVPEAERRELMQTVADLPDDVSVLLIEHDMDLVFRFATRITVLVNGRVLAEGAPEEMARDPAVRAAYLGEDAHV, encoded by the coding sequence ATGAGCGCGGTTCTCCAGACCTTCGACCTCGTCAAGAGCTTCGGCGGCATCACCGCGACGGACCATGTCGATTTCACGCTGGCGAAAGGCGCCCGCCATGCCCTGATCGGACCCAACGGCGCCGGCAAAACCACTTTCGTCAACCAGCTGACCGGCGTGCTCAAGCCGAGTTCCGGCCGCATCGAATTGATGGGCGAGGACATCACGCGGCTGCCGCGCGAGACACGGGTGAAGCGCGGGCTGGCGCGCACCTTCCAGATCAACCAGCTCTTCGCGACGATGACGCCGCTGGAGATGATCGCGCTCGTCACCTCCGAGCGGCTCGGTCGCGGCAGCCATCCTTTCCGTGCGCTCGACCGCGATGCGGAGCTGGTGAGCCAGACTGCGGAGATCCTCAACCGCTTCCGGCTCGACGACATCATGGACCGGACGATCGCGACGCTGCCCTATGGCAAGCAACGCCAGATCGAGATCGCCGCCGCCTTCGCGGCAAGGCCCAGCGTGCTTCTGCTCGACGAACCGGCAGCCGGAGTGCCGGAAGCCGAGCGGCGCGAGCTGATGCAGACGGTCGCCGATCTGCCGGACGATGTCTCCGTGCTGCTTATCGAGCACGACATGGACCTCGTCTTCCGCTTCGCGACGCGCATCACCGTGCTGGTCAATGGCCGCGTGCTGGCGGAGGGCGCGCCGGAGGAGATGGCGCGCGATCCTGCCGTTCGTGCGGCCTATCTCGGTGAGGACGCCCATGTCTGA
- the livF gene encoding High-affinity branched-chain amino acid transport ATP-binding protein LivF yields the protein MSELLKIEKLCAGYGEAQVLFDIDLSLAEGHSLALLGRNGVGKTTLVNSIIGVTRRRGGRIVLAGRDLTTASPEQRAHAGIGWVPQERNIFKSLTVLENLTAVARPGPWDTGRVFRMFPRLAERKANLGNQLSGGEQQMLAIGRALMLNPKLLLLDEPTEGLAPIIVEELLRALKALFREEGLSAIVIEQHARKILELTDDAIVLERGRVVLAERSATLIAEPQRLEHHLGLAAAA from the coding sequence ATGTCTGAGCTGCTCAAGATCGAGAAGCTGTGCGCCGGCTATGGCGAGGCGCAGGTGCTGTTCGACATCGATCTCAGCCTTGCCGAGGGGCATTCGCTCGCTTTGCTCGGCCGCAACGGTGTCGGCAAGACGACGCTGGTCAACAGCATCATCGGCGTGACTCGCCGGCGCGGCGGCCGGATCGTGCTCGCCGGGCGCGACTTGACCACCGCCTCGCCCGAGCAGCGGGCGCATGCCGGCATCGGCTGGGTGCCGCAGGAGCGCAACATCTTCAAGTCGCTGACGGTGCTGGAGAACCTGACGGCGGTGGCACGGCCGGGGCCGTGGGACACTGGCCGCGTCTTCCGCATGTTCCCGCGCCTGGCCGAGCGCAAGGCCAATCTCGGTAACCAGCTTTCCGGCGGCGAGCAGCAGATGCTGGCGATCGGCCGGGCGCTGATGCTGAACCCGAAGCTGCTGCTGCTCGACGAGCCGACCGAGGGGCTCGCCCCGATCATCGTCGAGGAGTTGCTCAGGGCGCTGAAAGCGCTGTTCCGGGAAGAGGGGCTGTCCGCCATCGTGATCGAGCAGCACGCGCGCAAGATCCTCGAACTGACCGACGACGCCATCGTGCTCGAACGCGGCCGCGTGGTGCTGGCCGAGCGCAGTGCTACGCTCATCGCCGAGCCGCAGCGGCTCGAACACCATCTCGGCCTCGCCGCCGCAGCATGA
- a CDS encoding 5-methyltetrahydropteroyltriglutamate--homocysteine S-methyltransferase has product MTQRTKPPFRGDMVGSLLRSAPVKEARAKVAAGEMTQAELTTIEDEEIRKLVRKQEEIGLQAVTDGEYRRAFWHFDFLDGLTGVTTYETDAGIQFKGVATKGHGIRVTGKLDFPAGHPHLAHFKFLASVTSRVPKMTIPSPSMLHYRGGRKAIDPTAYLKMEDYYHDLGQAYAKAIRAFYDAGCRYLQLDDTSLSYFCDPEQRKMLAERGDDPDKLIFIYRDVLNAALKAKPADMQITTHTCRGNFKSTFIASGGYEPVADMVFNQIDVDGYFMEWDDDRSGGFEPLRFLPKGDKQVVLGLVTSKFGAIESKDNLKRRIEEAAKFAPLEQLCLSPQCGFASTEEGNVLAEDEQWAKLARILEVAKEVWG; this is encoded by the coding sequence ATGACACAGAGGACGAAGCCGCCGTTCCGAGGCGATATGGTCGGAAGCCTGCTGCGCAGCGCGCCGGTCAAGGAAGCCCGTGCCAAGGTCGCCGCTGGCGAGATGACGCAGGCCGAGCTGACGACGATCGAAGACGAGGAGATCCGGAAGCTCGTCCGGAAGCAGGAGGAGATCGGGCTGCAGGCCGTGACCGACGGCGAATATCGCCGGGCCTTCTGGCATTTCGATTTTCTCGACGGTTTGACCGGCGTCACGACCTACGAGACCGACGCAGGCATCCAGTTCAAGGGCGTCGCCACCAAGGGGCACGGCATCCGCGTCACCGGCAAGCTCGACTTCCCGGCCGGGCACCCGCATCTGGCCCACTTCAAGTTTCTGGCCTCGGTGACCAGCCGCGTGCCGAAGATGACCATCCCGAGCCCATCCATGCTGCATTATCGCGGCGGGCGGAAGGCGATCGACCCGACCGCCTATCTCAAGATGGAGGACTACTATCACGATCTCGGCCAGGCCTATGCCAAGGCGATCAGGGCCTTCTACGATGCCGGCTGCCGCTATCTGCAGCTTGACGACACCAGCCTGTCCTATTTCTGCGATCCCGAGCAGCGCAAGATGCTGGCGGAGCGCGGCGACGACCCGGACAAGCTGATCTTCATCTATCGCGACGTGCTCAATGCCGCGCTGAAGGCGAAGCCCGCCGACATGCAGATCACCACCCATACCTGCCGCGGCAACTTCAAATCGACCTTCATCGCTTCGGGCGGCTATGAGCCCGTCGCCGACATGGTCTTCAACCAGATCGATGTCGACGGCTATTTCATGGAGTGGGATGACGACCGCTCCGGCGGCTTCGAGCCGTTGCGCTTCCTGCCCAAGGGCGACAAGCAGGTCGTTCTCGGCCTCGTCACCTCCAAGTTCGGCGCGATCGAGAGCAAGGACAATCTCAAGCGCCGCATCGAGGAAGCCGCGAAATTCGCACCGCTTGAGCAGCTCTGCCTGTCGCCGCAATGCGGCTTCGCCTCGACCGAGGAGGGCAATGTGCTGGCCGAGGACGAGCAATGGGCCAAGCTCGCGCGCATCCTCGAAGTCGCCAAGGAAGTCTGGGGATGA